The bacterium HR11 genomic interval GCCCCCCACCCCCGTCGGCCGGGGACTATAATATACCCGCCGGGGTGGCCCGAGGAGTCCTGCATGGCACGGCTACCGACCTACCAGAAAAACATCGCCTGCTTGGAGTCGCTCTGGGACGCCGACATCGAGAATCGGCTCAGCGTGCGCCCGATCCTGAAGCTGGCCTCGATGATGAACAATGTGAAATTCACATATTTAACGTGCAATACTCGGGAAGAGATGAAGCACAACCTGGAGAAACTGAAGGGCCTCAAGGGGTATGGCATCCTGTATCTGGCCTTTCACGGCAAGCCCGGCGTCATCCTCCTGGACGAGTCGTCGGTCGACTTGGAGACCCTGGCGGCCTTCATGGGGAAGGGCTTTGCCAACTGGGTCGTCCACTTCGGGAGCTGTTCGACCATCGACGTGGAGCGATACCGCATCCGGAACTTTATCAACGCGACGGGCGTTTCCATGGTGCTGGGCTACAAGAAAGACGTCGATTGGATCGAGAGTACGGTGACCGACCTCCTCCTGCTGGACTGGCTCCAGTCCTACAAGAGCATGAAGAGCCTGTGGAACCGGTTCCGCCAGCGGTACCGGGAACTGGTGACCCTGACGGGCCTCATGGCCTTTCATCGGTAGGGGAAAGACCCCATGTCCGTCCCGGCGCATGGTCGTGAGGGGGCGATCGTCGCCCCGCGACCGACTCTGTCCGTCGTCGACGCCGTCGCCCTGATCGTGGGCATCGTCATCGGGGCCGGCATCTTTCGGGCGCCCTCGGCCGTCGCCACCCACGTGTCGAGTCCTGGCGTCTTTCTCCTCCTCTGGGGCCTGGGCGGCCTCGTCTCGCTGGTCGGGGCCCTCTGCTATGCAGAACTGGCGACGACGTACCCCCACGCCGGCGGGGATTACCATTACCTGGGGCGAGCCTTCGGGCCCGGCTTGGCCTTCCTCTTCGGCTGGGCCCGCATGACGGTCATCCAGACGGGCTCGATCGCTTCGTTGGCCTATGTGTTTGGGGATTACATGGCCTCGGTGGTGCCCCTGGGACCGAAGGCTTCGGCCCTGTATGCCGCCCTGGCCGTCTTGGGCCTGACCCTCATCAACGTGTGGGGGATTCAGCCCGGGAAATGGGTCCAGAACCTCCTGACGGCGGCCAAACTCGGCGGCCTGCTGGCGATCGCTTGGGCCGGCTTCGTCCTCTTCGGACGGGCGCCGGACGCCCCGGCCGATGCCCCTCCGTCGGCCGGCTCTTGGGGCCTGGCCTTGGTCTTCGTCCTGTACACGTACGGCGGATGGAATGAAGCGGCTTACATATCGGCCGAACTCCGGGACGTCCGTCGGAGCATGGTCCGGGCCCTGGTCGGCGGGGTCGGTCTGATCACGGCCGTATACGTCTTCACGAACATGGCCTACCTCTGGGGCCTGGGCTTGACGGGCATTCGGGCCTCGGAGGTCATGGCCGCCGACTTGCTCCGACGAGGCCTGGGGCCGCCCGGGGCGGTGCTCGTCAGCCTCCTCATCGCCGTCGCCGCCCTGGGCGGCGTCAACGGCACGGTCCTCACGGGAGCCCGGACGAATTACGCCTTGGGCCGGGATTTTCCCGCCTTCGCCCTCCTGGGCCGATGGCACGCTCGGGCCGAGACGCCCGTGGCCGCCCTCTGGGTCCAAGGCGCCATCGCCCTCTTCTTGGTCTTGTTTGGAGCCTGGACTCGGCGAGGGTTCGAGACGATGGTCACCTACACGGCCCCTGTCTTCTGGTTTTTCTTTTTCCTGACCGGCGTGGCCCTCTTCGTCTTGCGGTATCGGGAGCCGGACGTCCCCCGTCCGTTTCGGGTCCCCCTCTATCCGGTCACGCCCTTGGTCTTCTGCATCGTTTGCCTTTATATGCTTTATGCGAGTCTGGCCTATGCGGGTCGCGGGGCC includes:
- the steT_2 gene encoding Serine/threonine exchanger SteT, producing the protein MSVPAHGREGAIVAPRPTLSVVDAVALIVGIVIGAGIFRAPSAVATHVSSPGVFLLLWGLGGLVSLVGALCYAELATTYPHAGGDYHYLGRAFGPGLAFLFGWARMTVIQTGSIASLAYVFGDYMASVVPLGPKASALYAALAVLGLTLINVWGIQPGKWVQNLLTAAKLGGLLAIAWAGFVLFGRAPDAPADAPPSAGSWGLALVFVLYTYGGWNEAAYISAELRDVRRSMVRALVGGVGLITAVYVFTNMAYLWGLGLTGIRASEVMAADLLRRGLGPPGAVLVSLLIAVAALGGVNGTVLTGARTNYALGRDFPAFALLGRWHARAETPVAALWVQGAIALFLVLFGAWTRRGFETMVTYTAPVFWFFFFLTGVALFVLRYREPDVPRPFRVPLYPVTPLVFCIVCLYMLYASLAYAGRGALAGSAVLLAGIPVWVLARRRDGAARGS